AGCGCTCGAGCAAACTATGTCAGCCATCTCCAAGTACCTTAAATGCCCCTCAGGGACTAGGGTGTTGCACGTCGAGAAGATCGCTAGTTCAGCTCCTTCAACCCCCTTCTCCAGTTCCCTCAGCTTTGGAATGGTCTTCGCATTCAATCCTATTACAGTCACAGCCACCTTCCTAAAGCCCTCCTGGAAGGCCCTCCTCACCCCCTCGACCTGATCTATCCTCGGCGGATCGAGAACTTTCCCGCCCATATCCTCTATCCTCCTGACCACCTCGGGTATAGGTGTTGTCTTGATGAGGCCGGTCATGGCGGCGCCTATGCCTTGCACCAGTTCCGGATTCTCGGTGATCACGGTACCGGCCCCATCACAAACCACCACCGCAGCATCAAGGATCTCACCCATGACCGTGCTTATCATCTCGGAACTGCCGAATGGAACGATCCTGTCGGACTTCAGGGATCTGTGCGGGCAGAAATGACCGTACTCCTCGATCTTCCTCTCGACTATCTTCCTGACAGCTTTCCTGTTCACTTTCTGTATCCCGTAAACAGCTCTAACGTAGGGACAGCTGACTACAGCGGGATCCGTAATT
This genomic stretch from Thermoproteota archaeon harbors:
- a CDS encoding DUF2099 family protein translates to MVGSLTDGQTDQRPSEPVHELLCRGARVRVRGCKVEVITDPAVVSCPYVRAVYGIQKVNRKAVRKIVERKIEEYGHFCPHRSLKSDRIVPFGSSEMISTVMGEILDAAVVVCDGAGTVITENPELVQGIGAAMTGLIKTTPIPEVVRRIEDMGGKVLDPPRIDQVEGVRRAFQEGFRKVAVTVIGLNAKTIPKLRELEKGVEGAELAIFSTCNTLVPEGHLRYLEMADIVCSSASRLVLKRIGKRALMQMGIGIPVFALTRLGKRIALRYLEEMKSPFVVSRARMPYVIEEKLPTPSSENLGKSEH